Part of the Candidatus Binatus sp. genome is shown below.
CTTCTCACAGCAGCGGATTGTCGGGGCCGGAGCGCGCCGTGTGCCAGCGGATACGCATACATCCGCAGTGTCCGAAGGCGCATCTGGCGTATGCGCAACTTCTCGCGCAGAGGGGCCGCAACAGCGAGGCCCGGCGCGAACTGGGCGAGGCTGAACGGCTCGAGCCGGGACTCCCGTTCGCTCCGCCGGCCACCGTGGACGAACTCGCGCGCAAGATCGGGATGAGCGAACAGATCCCCAAGCGCAGGCAAACCCAGTTCCACTTCTAGTGGAACTGTGGCCAGCGCGCGCGGATTTCAGAATAGTCCAGTTTGCCGGAAGCCGCCGGGAAACTTATCCTCTACTGCGTGGACTTCAGGCTGCAAGATTCTGAAGTCTATCCAGGGAGGCGGGACGATGATTGGGATAAGTCCTAATATGCATCGAGTTCTAGCTGCGGTGGCGGCGGCGACCGCCGTGGCCAGCTTCGGGTGCCGAACCAGCAGCAGCCCAATCACATCAGGACCAGGTGGCCGCCAAGAGCCTGCCGCGCTGGTCGTCATCAGCGACGCGCCGGCCGAGTTCATGCCGAGCACACTGACGATTAGGGCCGGCGACACCGTGGAATGGAGAAACACCGGCGGCATCACCCACAGCGTCGAGTTCGTGGGCGAGGTTATTCCGGAGGGCACGGCATCTTCGCCGTCGGGAGTCATGGCGCCCAATGAAACCTACAGTTACACGTTCACGGCGCCCGGCACTTACGCATACATCTGCCGGTTCCATGTAATTAACGGAATGATCGGCAAAATCGTCGTGCTGGCCGACGAGCCGGCCTCTGGAACCACGGCCAACACTCGCTAGACGGCGCTCACGATCCCGCGATCACTCCGGCAGATTCAGCTGCTTTGCGAGACGACGGAGTTCCTCCTTGCGGCCCGGAAGCGGCGCCGGCGCTTGCAGCATCTTGGATTTCTTCAGTTCCTCGACGACTTTAGAATCGCGCGGAAACGGATTTCCGTACTTGCCGAGGAAGTACTGCTCCTCGAACGGAGGCCGCGGCCGCTGCCCGCCCGCTTCGCGAGACTCCAGCGAGTAGCCGATGTTGAGCTGGTAGAGCGGGAACCAATCCGCGGGCGGCTTGGTGATCGCGCCGATGAGGGGTGCGGCGAACGAGGTAAGGCACGCGCCGAGCCCTTGTTCGAACGCCATCAGCAGGCCCTGGCACGCCGCGATACCGCAATCGAAAGCGGCCATCGCCGGATAGTACGGCGATTCGGTCATCGGCTTGAGGATCATCGGATACACGACCTCATCGACGAACCTGAGACTCCAGCCGTGGGTCGAAGCGATAACATTTGCCGCGACTAACTCTTTGAGACGGGCGCCCTTGACCCGATTCACGACGCCGAGGTCGGCGTAGAAGTAGATGTGCACCGGGGCGAGTTCAATAACGACGGCCTGCACGGGGTTCTTCAGCTTCTCGAGTTCGGCCTTGGGTATGTCGTCGCGCTTGACGACGATTGCGCGAAGCCAATGCGCGTTGACGGCGCACGAAGCGACGAGGCAAGCCTCCAGAATTTTCTGAATCTTTTCCTGTTCGACGGGCCGCTTGGGATCGAAGAAGCGAATCGAACGTCGCGTGCCGATTAATTCCTGAAATTCCATTGTCCCTCCTCGGGTCTCGGAAGTTGTACCGCCATTGCGCCGCCTCGATGGCGGCTGATTCATGCCGGGGTGCGTGCTCGTTCGACCTTGATGCCTGCCTGCTCGCGATCCCATGCGCCAGCGACGCCGCGCGCCTTCAGCGCAGCATATTGGATGCGCTGAGTGCCGGTCTTGGGAAGCTCATCGATAAATTCGATGAACCGCGGAACCGCGTAGTAGGCCATCCGGTCGCGACAAAACTCGATGAGATCTTCGGGACGAAGTTTCGCGCCGGGCGCCAGCACGACCGCGATCTTGACTTCATCCTCCCCGAGTTCCGACGGCACCGCGTAGGCCGCCGACTCCAACACTGCTGCATGCTGATTAACGACGGTCTCGATCTCCCAGGCGGAAATGTTCTCGCCGCGGCGCCGGATCGATGCCTTCTTGCGTCCGCAGAAATAATAGAAACCGTCCTCGTCGGTCCTGGCGAGATCGCCCGAATGAAACCATCCGTTGCGGTATGCCTCTGCGGTCGCATCGGGAAGCTTGTGATAATGACTGAGCTGGCCCTTGGGATGACGGAAGACGAGTTCGCCGATCTTGCCCGCCGGGAGCGGATTGTCGTTGTCGTCAACTACGCGGAACTCTACCTCGCCGACCGGCTTACCCATCGACCCGACGCGGTCAACGTCGTTCATAAGGAAACCGGGCGAATCGACCATTCCATAAACTTCGATGATTTTAACGCCGAAGCGATCCTCGAATTCCTTCCACACCGATGGCGGACAAGCTGCCGAGAGCACCACCCGCACTTCGTGCTTGCGATCGTCGGGACGCGGCGGCTGCTTGAGCAGAATCGGAATCATGCCGCCCAGGGTGTTGAACTCGACGGCGTGGTACTTGCGGCATTCATCCCAGAATCGCGACGCGCTGAAGCGCTCGGCGATCGCGAATTTGGCATCGAGAAGCATCGAGCCGAATCCCGAGATCATCAGCGCGTTGCCGTGAAACAGCGGGAGCGCCGTGTAGATGGTCTCGCCGGGACGCAGCTTGATGGCGCCCAGCACCGCAGCGAGCGCAGTGCTGTCTCCGCCGCTGGCGATGACGCCTTTCGGAGGCCCGGTGGTGCCCGAGGTGTACATCATGCTTGCGCCACCGGCGCCCGAGCCGACATCGACGTCGGGCTCCCGATCGGGATGCGCCATGAGCGCATCCAGAGTCGTATCTACGCCCTTGGCGGTCTTGCCGTCGGCTACCACGGTAGCTTTCAGGCTCGGGAGCGAGTCCCTTACCGCCATCACCGAATCGCGCAGCAGCTCTTCGAAGATCACCGCCGCGGAGTCGGAGTCCGCGAGCACGTGATGCAATGTCACGCCGCGCTGCGACGTGTTGACGGGAACGCTCACCGCGCCGATGAAACCGATCGCAAAGTGTATCCACAAAAATTCGGGGCGATTTCCCATCATGATCGCGACGCGGTCGCCAGGCGCGATGCCGAGCGCAAGCAAGCCGTTGGCCGCGCGATGACTGTTGCTTAACACCTGCTCCCACGAAAATTCCTGGTCTTTGAACTTGAGCCAGGTTTCGCGCGGATGCTGCTTCACGCGCATCCTGATCAGCTGCTCAATCGCTCCCTGTACGCGCGCCATCTGCGACCTCCATCGCGATCAGCCAAATGCGGCCGTGGCTGCTACGCGTGCGCGTGACCATCGGCCTCGGCCAGGATGTGTCGCGCGCCGGCCAGGCTCAGGACATCGTTGGTGCCGTCCTCGATGAGCGAGGCGCGCGCATCGCGGAACAACTTCTCGATCGGATATTCCCTGCTCAACCCGTTGCCGCCGAAAATCTGCAAGGCGTCGTTGGCCACCTCGAACGAGGCCTGCGTGCAGAAGGTCTTCGCGGCGATGGCATGTTGCAGCGAAGGCGCCCCTGACGAGCTGTTGTAAACGGTGACCGCACGCGACAGGGCGCGGCATGCCTCGACCTTGGTGAACATTTCGAACAGGTGCTTCTGCACCAGCTGATGCTCGCAGATGGGGCGCCCGCCCTGGACCCGTTCCCGCGAATAGTCCAGCGCAACCTCGTATGCGGCGCGGGCGAGCCCGGTAAAG
Proteins encoded:
- a CDS encoding AMP-binding protein — protein: MARVQGAIEQLIRMRVKQHPRETWLKFKDQEFSWEQVLSNSHRAANGLLALGIAPGDRVAIMMGNRPEFLWIHFAIGFIGAVSVPVNTSQRGVTLHHVLADSDSAAVIFEELLRDSVMAVRDSLPSLKATVVADGKTAKGVDTTLDALMAHPDREPDVDVGSGAGGASMMYTSGTTGPPKGVIASGGDSTALAAVLGAIKLRPGETIYTALPLFHGNALMISGFGSMLLDAKFAIAERFSASRFWDECRKYHAVEFNTLGGMIPILLKQPPRPDDRKHEVRVVLSAACPPSVWKEFEDRFGVKIIEVYGMVDSPGFLMNDVDRVGSMGKPVGEVEFRVVDDNDNPLPAGKIGELVFRHPKGQLSHYHKLPDATAEAYRNGWFHSGDLARTDEDGFYYFCGRKKASIRRRGENISAWEIETVVNQHAAVLESAAYAVPSELGEDEVKIAVVLAPGAKLRPEDLIEFCRDRMAYYAVPRFIEFIDELPKTGTQRIQYAALKARGVAGAWDREQAGIKVERARTPA
- a CDS encoding nitroreductase family protein: MEFQELIGTRRSIRFFDPKRPVEQEKIQKILEACLVASCAVNAHWLRAIVVKRDDIPKAELEKLKNPVQAVVIELAPVHIYFYADLGVVNRVKGARLKELVAANVIASTHGWSLRFVDEVVYPMILKPMTESPYYPAMAAFDCGIAACQGLLMAFEQGLGACLTSFAAPLIGAITKPPADWFPLYQLNIGYSLESREAGGQRPRPPFEEQYFLGKYGNPFPRDSKVVEELKKSKMLQAPAPLPGRKEELRRLAKQLNLPE
- a CDS encoding cupredoxin domain-containing protein encodes the protein MHRVLAAVAAATAVASFGCRTSSSPITSGPGGRQEPAALVVISDAPAEFMPSTLTIRAGDTVEWRNTGGITHSVEFVGEVIPEGTASSPSGVMAPNETYSYTFTAPGTYAYICRFHVINGMIGKIVVLADEPASGTTANTR